Proteins encoded together in one Prunus dulcis chromosome 3, ALMONDv2, whole genome shotgun sequence window:
- the LOC117623556 gene encoding uncharacterized protein LOC117623556 has translation MWGEDNWDGGMAMAPAMMMAAQNTEREEEQWRNFNNSVNAVSLGFVATAILISMFLVMAIFERFFRPRSSHLPSTSRTTRFDLQQQIVYQNPKLDHHSPKMTSYAREVSVVMPGEDIPTFIAHPAPAPCPREHAAWPLHQHKPCLNPSSSS, from the exons ATGTGGGGTGAAGATAATTGGGACGGCGGCATGGCTATGGCACCAGCCATGATGATGGCTGCACAaaatacagagagagaagaagagcaGTGGAGGAACTTTAACAACTCAGTCAATGCAGTTTCCTTGGGTTTTGTTGCTACTGCCATTCTTATATCAATGTTTCTTGTTATGGCTATTTTTGAGAGATTTTTCAGGCCCAGATCATCACATCTGCCTTCAACTTCTCGAACCACTCGTTTTGATCTCCAGCAACAGATTGTCTACCAGAATCCCAAGCTTGATCACCACTCTCCCAAA ATGACAAGTTATGCCAGAGAAGTTTCTGTGGTGATGCCTGGAGAAGATATTCCTACCTTCATTGCACATCCTGCACCTGCACCATGCCCCAGAGAGCATGCCGCGTGGCCTCTGCATCAACACAAGCCATGCCTCAACCCCTCCTCCTCAAGCTGA